One segment of Rosa chinensis cultivar Old Blush chromosome 6, RchiOBHm-V2, whole genome shotgun sequence DNA contains the following:
- the LOC112168828 gene encoding uncharacterized protein LOC112168828, whose protein sequence is MKTCLHLSPQVSSPTTQASIPPGFRRATIRSPIDSFEKTSGKRRMGEEVQSKQGPPKKKMRASDEVDNLMEDAKRETRQSKARQRVDTPGAHHRQVDVPEFLSDYVGDMMGLVDTKTYTANFGTGELEGELDSLVEGAKSSLILANLKNHLIIDKMAERIRELDSQVLATNKELRATLTQLGQKKKDVAKMEDYHKRLKEKETEVDQLGEKVKGLEKELRVKANECKKNKDLEVEVQDLRERVEGLRSKAKASRNSILREFQDSKEYKDILENSYSEGYTDLLTLCVEHFVEKGMGWAVSLGVDAMPSEIKGSPSKVTLADASPGLALSSHEVEGLDSGGVDQASGSVLGDEPIEVLSDDHQQGKSGTADTPAEDKGGALGGGEDGNERAKVTNVDP, encoded by the exons ATGAAGACATGTCTTCACCTAAGCCCCCAAGTCTCGAGCCCGACCACCCAGGCCTCCATTCCCCCTGGATTTAGGAGGGCAACGATCAGATCTCCCATTGATTCGTTTGAAAAAACCTCGGGAAAAAGAAGAATGGGTGAGGAGGTGCAGAGTAAGCAAGGCCCTCCgaagaagaaaatgagggcGAGTGATGAGGTCGACAATCTTATGGAAGATGCCAAGAGGGAGACTCGGCAGTCCAAGGCTAGGCAGCGAGTTGACACTCCGGGTGCGCACCACCGTCAAGTTGACGTTCCAGAATTTCTTTCTGATTATGTTGGGGACATGATGGGGCTTGTTGATACTAAGACTTATACAGCAAATTTTGGGACCGGTGAACTTGAGGGGGAACTTGATTCTCTTGTGGAGGGGGCTAAAAGTTCTTTGATTTTG GCCAATTTGAAGAATCATCTCATAATTGATAAGATGGCGGAGAGGATTCGTGAGTTGGACTCCCAGGTGCTAGCAACTAACAAGGAGCTCAGGGCGACCCTGACTCAGCTGGGTCAAAAGAAGAAAGATGTGGCTAAGATGGAGGATTATCACAAAAGGctgaaggaaaaagaaacagaGGTTGATCAGCTAGGAGAAAAGGTTAAGGGCCTGGAGAAGGAACTCAGGGTTAAGGCCAATGAGtgcaagaaaaacaaagatcTGGAGGTGGAAGTCCAAGACCTTAGAGAGAGGGTTGAGGGTCTCAGGAGCAAGGCCAAGGCTAGTCGTAACAGTATTCTGAGGGAGTTCCAGGATTCTAAGGAGTACAAGGACATCCTAGAGAATAGCTACTCGGAGGGGTACACTGACTTGCTTACCCTGTGCGTAGAGCATTTTGTTGAGAAGGGTATGGGATGGGCAGTTTCTTTGGGTGTTGATGCTATGCCTTCAGAAATCAAGGGTAGCCCTTCTAAGGTTACACTTGCTGATGCAAGTCCAGGTCTTGCCCTGTCAAGTCATGAAGTTGAGGGATTGGACAGTGGAGGAGTCGACCAGGCAAGCGGGTCAGTATTGGGAGACGAACCTATCGAGGTACTAAGCGACGACCATCAGCAAGGTAAGTCTGGCACTGCTGACACTCCAGCTGAGGACAAAGGGGGTGCTCTTGGAGGTGGGGAAGATGGGAATGAAAGGGCTAAGGTGACAAATGTCGATCCTTGA
- the LOC112171089 gene encoding uncharacterized protein LOC112171089, which produces MRGRIDESHYCKYHREYRHSLEKCVHLADAYQALIDRGAPSIQRFIKKEGNQAGNPRPVGQEARPNNPRTVINTISGNSNRSRKAYARSINADIFSVDARPTKMRRLVPEPITFTDEDGEGLIYPHSDPIIITALIADCEVARVLVDGGSAVNIISAVAFAKLGVEPGMLTRGTASLTAYGGAKIQPIGHMPLTLSLGTWPNVGTCTTLFVISDCPSAYNVILGRPTLGDLMARVSYYHLTLKFPTSSGIGKVRGDQALA; this is translated from the coding sequence CACTCCTTAGAGAAATGCGTGCATTTGGCAGACGCATACCAAGCTTTGATAGATAGGGGTGCCCCGAGCATACAACGCTTCATCAAAAAAGAAGGAAACCAAGCTGGTAATCCAAGGCCCGTTGGTCAGGAGGCACGCCCCAACAACCCCCGGACAGTCATCAACACGATTTCCGGAAACTCCAATAGGTCTCGCAAGGCATACGCTCGATCGATCAACGCGGACATTTTTTCGGTGGACGCTAGACCCACCAAGATGAGACGACTAGTACCAGAGCCCATCACCTTCACTGATGAAGACGGGGAAGGACTGATTTACCCACATAGCGACCCAATCATCATTACGGCCTTGATTGCGGACTGCGAGGTAGCTCGTGTCCTGGTTGATGGCGGTAGTGCGGTAAACATCATCTCGGCTGTAGCGTTTGCAAAGCTAGGGGTCGAGCCCGGAATGCTGACACGAGGAACTGCATCACTGACCGCATACGGAGGTGCGAAGATCCAACCAATCGGTCACATGCCGTTGACACTCTCTTTGGGGACTTGGCCCAATGTTGGGACCTGCACAACCTTGTTTGTGATAAGCGACTGCCCGTCAGCTTATAATGTCATTCTCGGACGACCAACACTCGGGGACCTGATGGCTAGAGTCTCATACTATCACTTAACATTGAAGTTCCCTACGTCAAGCGGTATAGGAAAAGTTAGAGGAGACCAGGCTCTAGCATGA